Proteins from a genomic interval of Diospyros lotus cultivar Yz01 chromosome 6, ASM1463336v1, whole genome shotgun sequence:
- the LOC127803902 gene encoding SUMO-conjugating enzyme SCE1 — MSGGIARGRLAEERKAWRRNHPHGFVAKPETLPDGSVNLMVWHCTIPGKAGTDWEGGYFPLTLHFSEDYPSKPPKCKFPPGFFHPNVYPSGTVCLSILNEDSGWRPAITVKQILVGIQDLLDQPNPADPAQTEGYHLFIQDTVEYKRRVRQQAKQYPPLV, encoded by the exons ATGTCTGGAGGTATTGCTCGTGGTCGGCTCGCGGAGGAGCGGAAAGCCTGGCGGAGGAATCATCCTCAT GGTTTCGTTGCTAAGCCGGAGACCCTGCCCGATGGTTCGGTGAATCTGATGGTGTGGCATTGCACCATCCCCGGCAAGGCTGGG ACTGATTGGGAAGGGGGGTACTTCCCTCTTACACTCCATTTTAGTGAAGACTACCCCAGCAAACCGCCCAAGTGTAAATTTCCCCCGGGTTTCTTCCACCCTAATGTCTACCCATCTGGAACCGTTTGcctgtcaatcctcaatgaagATAGC GGATGGAGACCAGCAATTACAGTCAAACAAATTCTTGTTGGCATCCAGGATTTATTGGATCAGCCCAACCCTGCTGATCCTGCACAGACTGAAGGATATCACCTCTTTATCCAG GATACAGTGGAGTATAAGAGACGCGTCCGACAGCAGGCAAAGCAGTATCCACCTCTGGTCTAA